The following DNA comes from Nicotiana sylvestris chromosome 10, ASM39365v2, whole genome shotgun sequence.
agaatcatataaagaatcATCAAAATTTAGAGTGCCTAAAGAGCAAGGTATAGTAAAACTCTGTGGATCTCCACACTTTTGTGGGAGTTTATTTTGTAAGATCGCGCTGCAATGCTCTGTGAGCTTGACCACTAAGGTCTCttctatcttcctcttctttgtAAGGGGCTCCTTCAATAACTTAGCATAAGCTGGAATTTGTGAGAGAACTTCAGTGAATGGCAGATTTACATTAACCTGTCTCAGCATATCTAGAAATCTCTCAAACTGCTTGTCTAGCTTTTCACTATAGAGCTTTTGGGGAAAAGGTAGAGCAGGCATGTGCTTGCTCTCTTCATTAGTGTACTCCCTTCTTgaagtttcctccttcttctatttCTCAGCTCTCTTCTTGCCTTTCTTCTTCTCAGTCCTTTTATCATCTTCAATTTTCATCTCCTTCCCTCTTTCTTTTTCAGGCGCAACTTCTCTTTGAATTAGAGTGGAATCTTTCAACACTTGTCGGCTCCTCAAGGTCACAACATTTACCGTTTACTTGGGATTCTTTTCAGTATCAGCTGGCAGAGTACCCGGGATTCTCTCAAATAATATAGTTGCAATTTGTCTCATTTGTCTCTCCAAACTTCGTAAACCTGTCCCAAGTTCTTTAATAGCTGGAACATGAGCATCTAATCTCTCATATGTATTAATAATGAATGACTTCATCAGATCTTCTAACCCAGACTGAATTGGCTGTTGAGGTTGAAACTGCGGCTTTTACTGATTTTGGAATCCTTGGGTTCCTTGTCCCTGAAATCTAGGGTTGTTTTGTTGCCATGAATTTGAAGTACCCCCCAGGTAGGGGTGTGCATTCaaatcgatttatcgataaattgaatcgattatttgttatcattttatcgatttatcgattttgatttcaaagttttcttatcgagttatcgatttcaATTTTGTCCTCTTCgtttatcggtttatcgataaaccgataagatgtactaaaaagacaaatatacccttattctataataccctttcctttaccctaagtccataaccctattatttcctctacccATTCTTCAGCGCCACTTTTATGCGATTAAATTACTATTATCTATGCCCGATTTGTTATCTGGCTTTGGGGGTTGACCGACACAAGGATTCAGGCACCCTGACTGTCCTTGATCAAGATGATGTTGGTGGTCTCGAGGTGAAACGCAAGACAAATGGAGAATGTATACAATTTAAACCAACTCCAGATACTTATATTATCAATGTTGGTGACATAGTTCAGGTATGACTTTTGTATCATGCTGCTTATTTATtgacagaaaagaaaaaaactttcATTGAGCCAATGTTATTTTCTTGGCATATTTAAAGCTCAAgagaatgaagttcaaattaatggaaaacggaattagccgtgatgatatattttgttttgttttcttataCCATTGAAGTGCtggtggcatacatttgatcccttactttagtttcgttgcatgtgcttgttgacataatttttat
Coding sequences within:
- the LOC104243902 gene encoding uncharacterized protein, which encodes MPALPFPQKLYSEKLDKQFERFLDMLRQVNVNLPFTEVLSQIPAYAKLLKEPLTKKRKIEETLVVKLTEHCSAILQNKLPQKCGDPQSFTIPCSLGTLNFDDSLYDSVASNNLMPLSIYKKLEKELGEIRSVPISLQLADQTTLTPEGIVEDVYYTRPFNSS